A single genomic interval of Aureliella helgolandensis harbors:
- a CDS encoding YHYH protein, with amino-acid sequence MRNYLLRIAGGFLLVIVAIWILWPRAETVELDVTRAVNPAWFIEENLIEPVRKEVRKLSDGSQAECYVITTKTTPFEHEIGPWAPGHVNDGKDKGGIWFKDGHVYDLDGQFIADLDEFYDDPEWDMVRPDGSIQVTDTREAFELAARPNVDPRYYNHVVECPAEVDEWKNDHKVYVIPVSPLYRTIPTQLGRTAVGLAFNGVTFDPPAPIHAILHAHTIAPFDHGGGHVNPHVGYHYHAATGKTKEIEQADQHAPQIGYALDGFALYAHLDKNGEAPEQLDECSGHYDDQRGYHYHVSAPGDNQIIKRFRGIPGTMTIVAQPDQ; translated from the coding sequence ATGAGAAACTACTTGTTGAGAATTGCAGGTGGATTCCTTCTGGTGATTGTGGCAATTTGGATTTTGTGGCCGCGAGCCGAGACGGTGGAACTCGATGTCACCCGAGCTGTCAATCCGGCTTGGTTCATTGAAGAGAATCTCATCGAGCCTGTCCGAAAGGAAGTTCGCAAGCTGAGCGATGGGAGCCAAGCTGAGTGTTACGTTATCACTACTAAAACGACTCCGTTCGAACATGAAATCGGCCCGTGGGCACCCGGGCATGTAAACGATGGAAAGGACAAGGGAGGCATCTGGTTCAAAGATGGCCATGTCTACGACCTAGATGGACAGTTCATCGCTGACTTGGATGAGTTCTACGACGACCCGGAATGGGATATGGTGCGACCAGACGGAAGCATCCAAGTTACCGATACCCGCGAAGCATTTGAGCTGGCCGCGCGACCCAACGTCGATCCCCGCTACTACAACCATGTGGTTGAATGCCCTGCGGAAGTTGACGAATGGAAGAACGATCACAAAGTGTACGTCATTCCCGTCAGTCCGCTCTATCGCACTATCCCCACACAACTTGGACGCACCGCGGTTGGGCTCGCATTCAATGGAGTCACGTTTGATCCGCCTGCCCCCATCCATGCGATCCTGCACGCCCATACCATTGCCCCTTTTGATCATGGTGGAGGCCACGTCAATCCGCACGTTGGCTACCACTACCACGCTGCAACCGGGAAGACCAAGGAAATTGAGCAGGCTGACCAACATGCGCCGCAGATCGGTTATGCGCTCGACGGATTTGCACTTTACGCGCACCTAGACAAGAACGGAGAAGCTCCAGAGCAATTGGACGAATGCAGCGGGCACTACGATGACCAACGCGGATACCATTATCACGTCAGCGCTCCCGGCGACAATCAAATCATCAAACGCTTCCGGGGAATTCCAGGCACGATGACGATCGTAGCTCAACCAGATCAATAG